Proteins encoded together in one Syntrophorhabdus sp. window:
- a CDS encoding MBL fold metallo-hydrolase — MKVNFLGTRGSLPAAANTLELRRKILGALKSLKGERFASEDDIRGFVEKVVPFSLAGHYGTNTPCVEITGERGRVICDAGTGIRDLSRRLGIAPGTGPGGRVFHIVLSHLHWDHIQGFPFFMPLYVEGNRIVVYGGHSDMEAALDYQRRHANVPLPVKADMSFKRLEPGGQYEIAGFQVEVISQNHPGDSYGYRFEAGGKSVVYSTDSEHLEEGSADERRFMEFFRDADLVIIDAQYPLLDAFSVKENWGHSNNIVAVELGAKAGVRRLVLFHNEPTVDDLALETFLNDTRRYLKIYDPQSTMTADLAYDGMEIEIQRPC; from the coding sequence ATGAAGGTGAATTTCCTGGGAACGCGGGGGTCTCTGCCCGCGGCCGCGAACACGCTGGAGCTGAGACGGAAGATACTCGGGGCTTTGAAGAGCCTCAAGGGGGAACGTTTCGCGAGTGAAGACGATATCCGGGGGTTTGTGGAGAAAGTAGTTCCCTTCTCCCTGGCCGGTCACTACGGCACGAACACGCCCTGTGTTGAGATAACGGGTGAAAGGGGGCGCGTGATCTGCGACGCCGGAACGGGGATCAGGGACCTTTCCCGCAGGCTTGGCATCGCGCCGGGCACTGGCCCCGGGGGCAGGGTCTTTCACATTGTTCTGTCCCATCTCCACTGGGACCATATCCAGGGATTTCCCTTTTTTATGCCCCTTTACGTGGAGGGCAACAGGATCGTGGTCTACGGCGGCCATTCCGACATGGAGGCTGCCCTCGATTACCAGAGGCGACATGCCAATGTCCCCCTTCCCGTGAAGGCTGACATGAGCTTCAAGAGGCTTGAGCCCGGCGGGCAGTACGAGATCGCGGGTTTTCAGGTGGAGGTCATATCTCAGAACCATCCAGGCGATTCCTACGGCTACCGTTTCGAAGCCGGGGGCAAAAGCGTTGTTTATTCCACCGACAGCGAACACCTTGAAGAGGGGTCTGCCGATGAGCGCCGGTTCATGGAATTCTTCCGGGATGCGGACCTCGTCATCATCGATGCCCAGTATCCCCTCCTCGACGCCTTTTCCGTCAAGGAGAACTGGGGTCATTCGAACAACATCGTCGCCGTGGAACTGGGAGCGAAGGCGGGAGTCAGGCGCCTCGTCCTCTTTCACAACGAACCCACCGTCGACGACCTGGCCCTCGAAACCTTCCTCAACGACACGAGACGCTACCTCAAGATCTATGACCCCCAAAGCACCATGACCGCAGATCTGGCCTATGACGGGATGGAGATAGAAATTCAAAGACCGTGTTAA
- the gpmA gene encoding 2,3-diphosphoglycerate-dependent phosphoglycerate mutase — MTRIVLLRHGESQWNLENRFTGWTDIDLSEKGVEEARQAGRSLREAGFVFDVAFTSVLKRAIRTLWIVLEELDRMWIPQRKSWRLNERHYGALQGLNKAETAVEYGEEQVRLWRRSYDVPPPPLERRDKRFCGNDPRYDALAPEELPVSESLKDTATRVIPYWEGTIVPVLARGARIIVSAHGNSLRSLVKHLDNIPDEDVPALEIPTGKPLVYEFSQDLKPTKHYYL, encoded by the coding sequence ATGACCAGGATCGTTCTATTGCGGCACGGGGAAAGTCAGTGGAACCTGGAGAACAGGTTCACCGGCTGGACGGACATCGACCTCTCCGAGAAGGGGGTGGAAGAGGCGCGGCAGGCCGGACGTTCACTGAGAGAGGCAGGTTTCGTCTTCGACGTGGCCTTCACGTCGGTGCTGAAGAGGGCCATACGGACCCTCTGGATCGTCCTCGAGGAACTCGACCGCATGTGGATACCGCAGCGCAAGTCCTGGAGGCTGAACGAACGCCATTACGGTGCCCTGCAGGGCCTCAACAAGGCCGAAACAGCGGTCGAGTATGGAGAAGAGCAGGTCCGACTGTGGCGGCGCAGTTACGATGTGCCCCCTCCTCCCCTCGAGCGCCGGGACAAACGTTTCTGCGGCAACGACCCCCGGTACGACGCCCTCGCTCCGGAAGAGCTGCCCGTCTCCGAAAGCCTGAAGGATACCGCCACGCGTGTGATACCCTACTGGGAAGGGACCATAGTCCCCGTTCTCGCCCGGGGTGCCAGGATCATCGTATCGGCTCACGGCAACAGCCTGCGTTCTCTCGTCAAGCACCTCGACAACATCCCCGACGAGGATGTCCCGGCCCTTGAGATACCCACCGGCAAACCCCTCGTCTACGAATTCTCACAGGACCTGAAACCGACGAAACATTATTATCTTTAG
- a CDS encoding TraB/GumN family protein: MKKTIRLSLPAILILLFFTAAMPAPARAEGEKHFLWQVRTPTATVYLLGSVHLMKKEAYPLSPVIEDAFARSDTVAVEANINDIGEETLARLRDRGFYGENDSIANHVSRDTYAYITAEAARLGFPLPALNRQRPWFLAITMSSIELAGTGYDPRYGIDKHFLTRAAGKKRIVELESIDYQIDLLAGLPDGEQESFLLYALQDLNTLIQQADTLMAAWRKGESDRIAEMLERSVGDDETLKVVYRKIMTDRNRNMAGKIVQHLKAPGILFVIVGAGHLVGDAGIVELLRKEGFAVEQL, encoded by the coding sequence ATGAAGAAGACGATCCGCCTGTCACTGCCCGCCATTCTCATCCTTCTTTTCTTCACCGCCGCCATGCCGGCCCCCGCGCGGGCGGAAGGCGAGAAGCATTTCCTCTGGCAGGTACGAACGCCAACGGCCACGGTGTACCTGCTCGGCTCCGTCCATCTCATGAAAAAAGAGGCCTATCCCTTGAGCCCGGTGATCGAGGACGCCTTCGCGCGGTCCGATACCGTGGCCGTGGAGGCAAACATCAACGACATCGGTGAAGAAACCCTGGCAAGGCTCCGTGACCGGGGGTTCTACGGGGAAAACGACTCCATAGCCAACCACGTATCACGGGATACGTACGCCTACATCACCGCCGAGGCCGCCCGGCTCGGCTTTCCCCTGCCTGCCCTCAACCGGCAGAGACCATGGTTCCTTGCGATAACCATGTCATCAATAGAACTCGCAGGGACCGGTTACGATCCACGCTACGGCATCGACAAGCACTTCCTGACACGGGCGGCGGGAAAGAAAAGGATCGTGGAACTGGAGAGCATCGACTACCAGATCGATCTTCTCGCAGGGCTCCCCGACGGGGAGCAGGAATCTTTTCTCCTCTACGCCCTCCAAGACCTCAACACCCTCATTCAGCAGGCCGACACCCTGATGGCCGCCTGGAGAAAGGGCGAGAGTGACCGGATCGCGGAGATGCTTGAAAGGTCGGTGGGTGATGACGAAACGCTCAAAGTGGTCTACCGCAAGATCATGACCGACAGGAACAGGAACATGGCGGGGAAGATCGTTCAGCACCTCAAAGCCCCCGGGATCCTCTTCGTGATCGTGGGCGCGGGACACCTCGTGGGCGACGCAGGCATCGTCGAGCTTCTGAGGAAGGAAGGGTTCGCGGTGGAACAACTATAA
- a CDS encoding M48 family metallopeptidase, with the protein MTRFDAHFFDGATSRAVPVTVDFDGVTLTFGNETEGIAMRMSIIDCSIDPAIGRTKRSIRLPGGALLQTDNHDAARVLERSLGLGRSSSLVHTLESRWKTVAACMVCLALALFALVWYAIPHAASRVARILPPQVTASASTSTLKILDARFLGPSGLTAERRGEIQDLFGGVARSVDPEGTSDYTLTFRTGKKIGANAFALPSGTIVVTDELVSLSESDDELAAIFAHEIAHVKHRHALRNILQSTGVFFLVTLLAGDMTSITSFAAFLPTLLIESGYSREFEREADQAAASFLIAGGRGTAPFRKMLEKLDMSQPGALKLGVFSTHPETKKRIEHLRELERTGDTGSR; encoded by the coding sequence ATGACGCGCTTCGACGCTCATTTCTTCGATGGAGCAACATCCCGGGCCGTACCCGTGACCGTCGATTTCGACGGAGTGACCCTCACCTTCGGCAACGAGACAGAAGGCATCGCGATGCGGATGTCGATCATCGACTGTTCCATCGACCCTGCCATCGGCCGGACGAAGCGGTCCATCCGGTTGCCCGGCGGCGCCCTGCTCCAGACGGATAACCACGACGCGGCGAGGGTCCTGGAGAGGAGCCTCGGCCTGGGGCGCTCCTCAAGCCTCGTCCATACCCTCGAATCCCGCTGGAAGACTGTGGCGGCCTGCATGGTGTGCCTTGCTCTTGCCCTCTTCGCGCTCGTCTGGTACGCCATCCCCCACGCGGCGAGCCGCGTCGCCCGGATCCTCCCCCCGCAGGTCACGGCCTCCGCCAGCACAAGTACGCTCAAGATCCTCGACGCGCGTTTTCTGGGACCGAGCGGATTGACCGCAGAGCGGCGGGGTGAGATCCAAGACCTCTTCGGGGGCGTCGCCCGGAGCGTTGACCCGGAGGGAACGTCCGACTATACACTCACATTCCGGACCGGGAAGAAGATCGGCGCCAACGCCTTCGCTCTCCCTTCCGGAACCATAGTCGTCACAGACGAACTCGTTTCCCTCTCCGAAAGCGACGACGAGCTCGCCGCCATCTTCGCCCACGAGATAGCCCACGTGAAACATCGTCATGCCCTCAGGAACATCCTGCAGAGCACGGGCGTGTTCTTTCTCGTCACACTCCTTGCGGGAGATATGACATCGATAACCAGCTTTGCCGCCTTCCTCCCCACCCTGCTCATCGAAAGCGGCTACTCGCGGGAGTTCGAGAGGGAGGCCGACCAGGCGGCCGCCTCCTTTCTCATCGCGGGGGGCAGGGGGACCGCCCCTTTCCGGAAGATGCTGGAGAAGCTCGACATGAGCCAGCCCGGAGCGCTCAAGCTGGGTGTCTTCTCCACCCATCCCGAAACGAAGAAACGCATCGAGCACTTGAGAGAGCTGGAAAGGACGGGGGACACAGGGTCGAGATAA
- a CDS encoding DUF898 domain-containing protein, which translates to METGELTGGTPETARYTFRFRGTAGEYFRIWIVNLFLTVITLGVYAAWAKVRTRRYIWANIDLAGHPFTFHGKPAAILRGNVIIAALFTAYIAMERFEPAFAGVLFVVFTFVFPFLVCKSLRFNAYNTSYRNIRFNFQGRLRESYETYLLFAGIVPFTLFIFFPAWQFYKKRFFLGNLAYGTTESSFDGRKGPFYKAYLLAAVLGVAVFIAFSSIAAFGAHRLATGSSAEWGPLKIIYSLFFTYLLGATILYTLQALVYSITMNHCWEKTRLGEIRFVSTLAARRLLFIRITNMAAIFCSLGLLIPWAKIRRTRYILENLAVVTAHGLNGFAAREASETTAVGDAATDFVGIEIGL; encoded by the coding sequence CGTGAACCTCTTCCTCACCGTCATCACTCTGGGGGTGTACGCCGCCTGGGCCAAGGTCCGCACCCGTCGGTACATCTGGGCCAATATCGACCTCGCCGGCCATCCCTTCACTTTCCACGGCAAACCCGCGGCGATCCTGCGGGGGAACGTGATCATCGCGGCGCTCTTCACCGCCTACATCGCCATGGAGCGGTTCGAACCCGCCTTCGCCGGCGTCCTGTTCGTTGTCTTCACGTTCGTCTTTCCCTTCCTTGTCTGCAAGTCCCTGCGTTTCAACGCTTACAACACGTCGTACAGGAATATCCGTTTTAACTTTCAGGGCAGGCTCCGGGAGAGCTACGAGACCTACCTTCTCTTTGCCGGCATCGTCCCCTTCACCCTATTCATCTTCTTCCCGGCCTGGCAGTTCTACAAGAAGAGGTTCTTCTTGGGCAACCTGGCATACGGCACGACGGAAAGCTCCTTCGATGGACGCAAAGGACCCTTCTACAAGGCCTACCTCCTGGCCGCGGTCCTGGGCGTCGCGGTCTTCATCGCGTTCTCCTCCATCGCTGCCTTCGGCGCCCACCGGCTTGCCACGGGTTCCTCGGCAGAGTGGGGACCCCTCAAGATCATTTATTCCCTGTTTTTCACGTACCTCCTCGGAGCCACGATCCTTTATACCCTCCAGGCGCTCGTTTACTCCATAACGATGAACCACTGCTGGGAAAAGACGCGGCTGGGAGAGATCCGGTTCGTGAGCACCCTTGCGGCACGCAGGCTCCTTTTCATACGGATCACCAACATGGCGGCCATATTCTGCTCGCTGGGGCTTCTGATTCCCTGGGCAAAGATACGCCGCACCCGGTACATTCTCGAGAACCTCGCCGTGGTCACCGCGCACGGACTCAACGGTTTCGCCGCCCGCGAAGCCTCGGAGACAACCGCCGTCGGCGATGCCGCTACGGATTTCGTCGGCATAGAGATAGGTCTATGA